The nucleotide window GGAATTAACAGTACCTGTTATTGTTTTATTTTTGGTTTTTCAGGTAATGGTTTATTTGTTAGTTAGAAAAAATGTTGTTGAAAAAGTGAATTTGAAAAGCATGACTTGCTAAGTTGTCTGTAATCGGTTTTCTGTTATCTGTTATTGGTTATCTGTTTTTGATTATCGGTTATCTCTTGTGGCTCTTGCCCTTTGGCTGCGTCTGGGGTGACACGCTCGGGTTGCCTCTCGACTGCGCTCGAGGTGACAAATTATGTTGTTGGGGATATACTAATTTACTATTCAGTTGAAATCTATTATTAAACGACTTTTTGATGTGTTTTTTTCGGTAGTCGGACTATCATTATTTTTCTGGTTATTGTTATTGAGTTGGTTTTTGGCGGTTATTGATACGCGAACTAATGGGGTTTTTATTCATGAGCGTATAGGCCAGTTTGGAAAGGGATTTAAAATTTACAAATTACGTACTATTCAAATTTCTTCCAACTCAGAGACTTTTCAAATATCTAAAATTGGCAGGTTCCTGAGAAACTATAAGTTAGATGAGCTGCCACAATTGATTAATGTTTTGAAAGGAGACATGAGTGTCGTAGGGCCAAGACCAGATATCACAGGATATTATGATTTGCTTGAAGGAGAAAATCGAAAAATTCTCGAATTAAAGCCGGGGCTCACTAGTACGGCTTCCTTAAAATATTTTAATGAAGATGATTTGTTAGCGGCTCAAGAAGATCCGCTGTATTACAATGATCATGTTCTGTTTCCTGATAAAGTGCAATTAAATTTGGATTATTATTATCATCACAGTTTGTTGGTAGATTTGAAAATTATTTTCAGGACTTGTAGATTTATTCTTGGGAAAAAGAGTGAGTTGTGAGAAGTGAGTTGTGCCTCTCGTTCATCGTCTCTCGACTGCGCTACCAATGACTTTTTTATTTAAGTAGGGTCTCGTCCCTCGACTGCGCTCGGGATGACAAGCTCGACCTGACAAGACAAACGTCATTTTATTTTTCTTTTTTAGAATAAAAATGATATCTACCAATGACGTATTTATAAAAAGAGATTTTTGACATTTCTCTTCTTTTAGCTCACTTAATTTTTATTTTAAGTGGTGTTCACTGGATCTTCGATTTGTCTTGATTACTCACGAATTAATATTTTATCGGAGTTCGTGAATCTTTGATTTCAAAAGAAGCAAAAAATATTCATGGTCTCTTAGAGCCTGTTTAAGTTTTATTTATTGGCTCTCTTATGACAATTTTTGGTTACAACTTCGTTAAATTTTTATACAATAGCTCTGCTATTTTATAAAAATTTGCCTTGTTTCACTCAAAAATACTCTAATAATAAATCTCAAAAATAAAATTTAAACAGGCTCTTATTGTTTTTTTGGAATTCATGAATCTTCGATTTCAAGGCTGAATATTTTTTAACTAAAAATCATCGACCTCCTAGCTTCCTAAAGGGGGATAGAAGTGGGGTGAAGAGGATTTTTTCTTTTGTCTTGATACAAAAGAAACAAAAAATCAAGCCTGAATATTTTTAAAGATAAAATAATCGAACAGATTTATCCTATCGTGACCCCAGCCGTTCGTGCCGAGCACTCACTCGGGGGACACTCCCAACAGCCAGCGCGCAAATCTTTATCGTCATTTTGTCTTTAAAAATATAAGGGCGGAGTGAAGACGTTTTTATAAGTTTATTTCTGTTTTACTTAAAGGATATTTTTTCTTTTAGCTCACTTAATATTTATTTTAAGTGGTGTTCGCTGAATCTTCGATTTGTCTTGATTACTTACGAATTAATATTTTATTGGAGTTGGTGAATCTTTGATTTCAAAAGAAGCAAAAGATCAAGCCTCAATATTTTTTTACTAAAAATCATCGAACGGATTTATCTCACTAATTTTTTATTTTTATTGGTGTTCGATGAACCTTATTTCGTTGCGGATTTTTCTATCGTGCCCCCAGCCGCTTCGCTAGGAGGGCCCTCCCAGCTGCCAGCGCGCAAATCCTTATCGTGATTTTTGGTTTAAAAATATAAGGCCGTGGGTGAAGCCGTTTTTTATGACTATTTTAAAATGGCATTTATATTACTTTTTTTAGAATAAAAATGATTCCTCGAACTGATGAAAAATTTAATTCAAAGAACAATTTCAGTTAGCGGGTTAAATAGCATTACATATTTTTAATGTGTACAGAAAAGTTTTAAAATATTTTATTCTAATTAAGTTATTTTGGATAAATAAAATAGTTGTTTTTTGGTCGATTTAGGTTAAAAACAATGTACTCAAGAATAAAATTGATGTTCTTTTTTATATTTCATCCAAAAAATGCATTTCAATAGTGTTAATTAATTTTAATAAACATAATAATTTGTATTTTTGCTTTCATTCTTTGTTTTTTATTTGAACAAATTAAATACCTTATACTATGAATGAAAATTCCATGCATACTGGATTTTTTTCAAGAGATAATTTAAAATTAAGCATTCGTAATTTGAGCTATCTGCCAAGATGGATTATTATTATGATTGATTTTTCTGTCTTGATTATTGCTTTTTTCTTTACCGTGCTTATTTTCAGGGGTACGGGATTGCGATATATTAATACAGCTAATGATGTATTGTTTGTTTGCTCTTTTTTCGGAGTTAATATTTTCTTTTTTTGGTTATTCAGAACTTATTCGGGAATTATCAGGCATTCTTCTTATATAGATGCAGTGAAGTTGTTGTTTTCACAGATGTCTGTATTGATGGTATTCCTCATATTTAACTTTGCCTATGAGTTATTGTATAACGAAAGGGTGTTTTTGACTACTGCTCTTTTTATCAATGTTGTACTTTCTTTTTGCGGATTGTTTTTGTACCGAGTTGTCGTTAAACAAACTTTTGAATTGTATTTTTCAGAGAAGAGTGCAAACAAATTAATACGAACTGTCATTTATGGAACCGATGCCAATGCTATTTCTGTAGCCAATGCCTTGAAGTTTGAAACTCCGACACGTTTTAAAATAGTCGGGTTTGTTGACAGAAACAGCCAAAATGCTTCCAAAAGAATGTTGGATTTACCGATTTTGGTCCAAAGGAAGAAACTGCCTTCTTTGATGCGTTCCGTTGGAGCCGAAGCGGTTATTATGGCCGATAAAAGTTTGGATAAAGACGAACAATTGGTAATCGTGGATCAATGTCTGGAATTCAATTACAGGGTTTATACCGTTCCTTTGATTTCAGACTGGGAGAATCAGAAAGAGATTTCCCAAAAAGTGAAGAACATCGAAATTGAAGATTTATTGGAAAGAAAACCCATTGTTTTGGATAATAAGTCTATTTCTAAACAGCTGAAAGACAAGACTGTTTTGATTTCGGGTGCGGCAGGTTCTATTGGAAGTGAAATCGCAAGACAGGTTTTGACCTTTAGTCCAAAAAGAGTAATTATTTTGGATCAGGCAGAGACTCCATTGCATCATTTGAGCCTTGAACTGGAAAAATTACATACGAAGTCAAAAATACATAATGTCATCGCTGATATTAGAAATAAGGAAGCGATGAAAAAGGTGTTTAAATTGTATAGCCCCCAAGTTGTATATCATGCTGCAGCTTATAAACACGTTCCTTTGATGGAAGAAAATCCGTCGCAAGCGATTTTGACCAATATAGAGGGAACCAAAAATTTAGCTGATTTGTCTTGTGAATATGGAGTGATAAAATTTGTCATGGTATCTACTGACAAGGCGGTTAATCCAAGTAATGTGATGGGAGCCAGTAAAAGAATTGCTGAGAAATACGTTCAGTCTTTGCAGATTAAAAATCAAAGTGAAAATAAATCTGATGCGACTAAATTTATTACTACCCGTTTTGGAAACGTATTAGGATCTAATGGTTCTGTAGTGCCTTTGTTTACCAAGCAAATTGCTAATGGAGGTCCGGTAACGATTACACACCCAGACATTATCCGTTATTTCATGACCATTCCAGAGGCTTGTCAGTTGGTTTTGGAAGCTGGAGCGATGGGGAACGGAGGAGAGATTTATATTTTTGATATGGGTAAACCAGTTAGAATTTTGGATTTGGCCAAGAAAATGATCAAATTGGCCGGGTTTATTCCTGAAAGAGATATTAAGATTGAAGTGGTAGGTTTGCGTCCCGGCGAAAAATTATATGAGGAGTTGTTAAATGATACCGCGAAGACCATGCCGACGTATCATGAAAAAATTATGATTGCCCAGGAAATTCAAGATGAATTTGAAAATTTACATCTTGATATCAATGAACTGATAGGGATAGCTAATTTCTTTGACAATGATGATATTGTTGCTAAAATGAAGGTTATCGTTCCTGAATTTAAGAGTATGAATTCTACATTTGAAGTTTTGGATAAATAAAAGTTTTTTCAATAGACACTAATAAAAAGGTTCACAAGTTGTTGCTTGTGGACCTTTTTTGGTTATCGTCATCTCAAAGTTCTTTTCTTTTAGCTCACTTAATTTTTATTTTAAGTGGTGTTCGCTGAATCTTCGATTTGTCTTGATTATTCACGAATTAATAATTTATTGGAGCTCGTGAATCTTTAATTTCAAGACTTGAATATTTTGCAAAAAATGATCCGACGGATTTGAAGAACTTTATTTGATATAATCGGATTTTACTTTTTTCCTTGATGAAAAAAGTAACAAAAAAATCAAGCCTAGAATATTTTCATTCCAAAAATCATCGAACGGATTTTTTCTATTGTACCCCCAGCCGCTTCGCTAGGGGGGTACTCCCTACGGCCAATGCGCAAATCCTTCCGTGATTTTTTGGAATAAAAATATAAGGGCGAAATGAAGACGTTTTTATAAGTTTATTTCTGTTTTTCTTAAAGGATATTTTTTCTTTTAGCTCACTTAATTTTTATTTTAAGTGGTGCTAAGGACAATCTGAACTGTAGAAACAACAATTTAATCATAATTAATAAAACTTAACGTCATTTTATATTCCTTTTTTAAGAATAAATATGATGTATCGAAGTGACAACTTATACCAAAATATTTTGAACTAAAATATAATACCATTTATACATATACATATAAAATAGTCCAATCTACTCGTTCTTTTTCTCCAATTGCTTCGCCTGTTCGCTACGCTCGAGTCTTCTTCAAAAAATGATTCCGTGGCTATCCCGATAGCTATCGGGAATGCAATGATTTTTATCCTTGTCTTGAAGAAAAAATAACTTCGCATCTTTATACCATTTTATAAATACAAATGGTATAATTCAAAAATTAAAAAGAATTCTTGTATCCAATCAGCGTTGTGGTATTGTATTTATTATGCATTAACTTTGTCTTATTATACAAAGTATGCCCAAATTTAAAATGGATAAAGCAAAGCCAT belongs to Flavobacterium aquiphilum and includes:
- a CDS encoding sugar transferase, translating into MKSIIKRLFDVFFSVVGLSLFFWLLLLSWFLAVIDTRTNGVFIHERIGQFGKGFKIYKLRTIQISSNSETFQISKIGRFLRNYKLDELPQLINVLKGDMSVVGPRPDITGYYDLLEGENRKILELKPGLTSTASLKYFNEDDLLAAQEDPLYYNDHVLFPDKVQLNLDYYYHHSLLVDLKIIFRTCRFILGKKSEL
- a CDS encoding polysaccharide biosynthesis protein, with the translated sequence MNENSMHTGFFSRDNLKLSIRNLSYLPRWIIIMIDFSVLIIAFFFTVLIFRGTGLRYINTANDVLFVCSFFGVNIFFFWLFRTYSGIIRHSSYIDAVKLLFSQMSVLMVFLIFNFAYELLYNERVFLTTALFINVVLSFCGLFLYRVVVKQTFELYFSEKSANKLIRTVIYGTDANAISVANALKFETPTRFKIVGFVDRNSQNASKRMLDLPILVQRKKLPSLMRSVGAEAVIMADKSLDKDEQLVIVDQCLEFNYRVYTVPLISDWENQKEISQKVKNIEIEDLLERKPIVLDNKSISKQLKDKTVLISGAAGSIGSEIARQVLTFSPKRVIILDQAETPLHHLSLELEKLHTKSKIHNVIADIRNKEAMKKVFKLYSPQVVYHAAAYKHVPLMEENPSQAILTNIEGTKNLADLSCEYGVIKFVMVSTDKAVNPSNVMGASKRIAEKYVQSLQIKNQSENKSDATKFITTRFGNVLGSNGSVVPLFTKQIANGGPVTITHPDIIRYFMTIPEACQLVLEAGAMGNGGEIYIFDMGKPVRILDLAKKMIKLAGFIPERDIKIEVVGLRPGEKLYEELLNDTAKTMPTYHEKIMIAQEIQDEFENLHLDINELIGIANFFDNDDIVAKMKVIVPEFKSMNSTFEVLDK